One stretch of Niallia sp. XMNu-256 DNA includes these proteins:
- a CDS encoding DUF3934 domain-containing protein, translating to MTKAKAKSGIGRGTGKKGWNRWQASANRSKSAKPYKSKGTKKV from the coding sequence ATGACAAAAGCTAAAGCGAAAAGCGGAATAGGTAGAGGGACCGGAAAGAAAGGCTGGAATCGTTGGCAGGCGAGTGCCAACCGATCCAAAAGTGCTAAACCATATAAAAGCAAAGGTACAAAAAAAGTGTAA
- a CDS encoding acyltransferase family protein, protein MMKVRDAYYDNARFLLIFLVVLGHFIQSYIHDNKFIFSLYTTIYLFHMPAFILISGYFAKGFNRKGYLGKLVKKLIGPYLIFQGIYSFYYYFLQDKPLSNLDPLNPQWSLWFLLSLFFWNLLLFVFTKWNMKFSILFAFFLGVLVGYFDIINSYLSLSRTIVFFPLFLLGFYFKKEHFTKLRNHKIQFMSMLFFIGFFIVIYIGPEFEYKWLFGSKPFQVLGQEGLKAGLIRLTIYGLTLLAIVSFLALVPKKNLFFTKWGTRTIYIYLLHGFFIQYFRNSEWVNLINKPWQISLLILATFILTAFLASNFTKKVTQPLIEFRIPQRFLDAYNSVKHTIGKKKMEEGKIPHI, encoded by the coding sequence ATTATGAAAGTTAGAGATGCGTATTATGATAATGCAAGATTTTTGTTAATTTTTCTAGTAGTATTGGGGCATTTTATTCAGTCTTATATTCACGATAATAAGTTTATTTTTAGTCTGTATACTACGATTTATTTATTTCATATGCCGGCCTTTATTTTGATCTCTGGCTATTTTGCAAAAGGGTTTAACCGGAAAGGGTATTTGGGAAAATTGGTAAAAAAATTGATTGGTCCATATCTTATTTTTCAGGGGATTTATTCGTTTTATTATTATTTCCTCCAAGATAAACCTCTTTCAAATTTAGATCCGTTAAACCCACAATGGTCACTTTGGTTTTTATTGAGTTTATTTTTCTGGAATCTATTACTATTCGTGTTTACAAAATGGAATATGAAATTTAGTATTCTTTTTGCTTTTTTCCTCGGAGTTTTAGTAGGTTACTTTGATATCATTAACTCTTATCTAAGTTTGTCTAGGACCATTGTATTTTTTCCTTTGTTTCTCTTGGGCTTTTATTTTAAAAAAGAGCATTTCACGAAGCTTCGAAATCATAAGATTCAATTCATGTCCATGTTATTTTTCATTGGCTTCTTCATCGTAATTTATATTGGTCCAGAATTTGAATATAAATGGCTGTTCGGTTCAAAACCATTCCAAGTTCTAGGTCAAGAAGGATTAAAGGCAGGACTGATCCGTTTGACGATTTATGGATTAACACTATTAGCGATTGTAAGCTTCCTAGCTCTTGTACCAAAAAAGAATTTGTTTTTCACAAAATGGGGGACAAGAACGATTTATATTTATCTCCTCCATGGATTTTTCATTCAATATTTTAGGAATAGTGAATGGGTAAACTTAATCAATAAACCTTGGCAAATCTCTTTGCTCATCCTTGCTACTTTTATATTAACTGCCTTCTTAGCAAGTAATTTCACAAAAAAGGTTACACAACCTCTCATTGAATTTCGAATCCCACAACGGTTTTTAGACGCTTATAATTCAGTAAAACATACAATAGGAAAAAAGAAAATGGAAGAGGGGAAAATTCCACATATATAG
- a CDS encoding SDR family oxidoreductase: MKKKVAIVTGASSGFGLLTVIELAKSGFDVIATMRDLHKSELLIEKSSQEKVRDFITLHELDVTSKESIHVFKEYCLQFSSIDVLVNNAGLAIGGFHEDISVDDYRAQFETNFFGVIAVTQAILPLMRTQRSGRIINMSSISGKMGFPGLSPYVASKHALEGFSESLSLEVQPFGIDVILIEPGSYQTNIWSAVDAIERKKDTAYQTYMTSLLSIMNSSKSKYGDPTDVAKLIAKIASQTKKPHFRYPIGVGVKRNLLLKNVLPWRLIEKWMLRMILNYKLKE, translated from the coding sequence ATGAAGAAAAAAGTCGCAATAGTTACCGGGGCTTCCAGTGGTTTCGGATTATTAACCGTCATTGAATTAGCGAAAAGTGGATTTGATGTGATTGCTACTATGAGAGATTTACATAAATCTGAACTTTTAATTGAAAAGAGCAGCCAAGAAAAGGTACGGGATTTCATTACATTGCACGAGCTTGATGTAACGTCCAAGGAATCGATTCACGTTTTTAAAGAGTATTGTCTTCAATTTTCATCGATTGATGTATTGGTCAATAATGCAGGCCTCGCGATTGGTGGATTTCATGAAGATATTTCAGTGGATGACTATAGAGCCCAATTTGAGACGAATTTTTTTGGCGTGATTGCTGTTACACAAGCCATTCTTCCGCTGATGCGCACACAAAGAAGTGGAAGAATTATTAATATGAGCAGCATTAGTGGCAAAATGGGGTTCCCAGGTCTCTCCCCTTATGTAGCCTCCAAACATGCACTTGAAGGCTTTAGCGAAAGTCTGTCTCTTGAGGTTCAACCCTTTGGCATTGATGTGATTTTAATTGAACCCGGCTCTTATCAGACGAATATTTGGAGTGCCGTGGATGCAATCGAACGAAAGAAAGATACCGCGTATCAAACATATATGACTTCCCTTTTATCCATAATGAATTCGAGCAAAAGTAAATATGGGGATCCGACTGATGTCGCAAAATTAATTGCTAAGATTGCCTCCCAAACGAAAAAACCCCATTTTCGATACCCGATTGGAGTTGGAGTGAAGCGTAATCTACTTTTAAAAAATGTACTGCCTTGGAGGTTGATTGAAAAATGGATGTTGCGAATGATTTTAAATTATAAATTGAAGGAATAA
- a CDS encoding CBO0543 family protein translates to MLNTIAVITESTRHYNYDVLPFIPSYLLWDFSLLPVITMFLIQMKPHSIPYIKALIFAGGSAFVGEPTFKWLKTYDPENWKYIYSFPILYIIYFIAHSISNKNGFDKLKK, encoded by the coding sequence ATGCTAAATACAATCGCAGTAATCACTGAATCGACAAGGCATTATAATTATGATGTCCTTCCTTTCATTCCTTCATATCTTCTTTGGGATTTTTCACTATTACCAGTGATTACGATGTTTCTAATTCAGATGAAGCCACATTCCATTCCGTACATAAAAGCCTTAATTTTTGCAGGGGGAAGTGCATTTGTGGGTGAACCAACCTTTAAATGGTTAAAGACATATGACCCAGAGAACTGGAAATATATCTATTCATTTCCAATTTTATATATCATTTATTTTATTGCACATTCTATTAGTAATAAAAATGGATTTGATAAACTTAAAAAGTAA
- the purF gene encoding amidophosphoribosyltransferase has product MKSLNEECGVFGVWGIPDAARLCYFGLHSLQHRGQEGAGIVASDKGKLNGHRGVGLLTDVFKDERQFNRLKGETAIGHVRYGAADKNGMENIQPFLFQFHDEEFALANNGHLINGTTLRIELEDHGAIFSSNSDTEILMHLIRRSKKDTLKERMKESLNKIKGAFTFLILTPNEMIGALDPNGFRPLIIGQMSNGAYVLASETCALDVVGAKFIRSVEPGEMVIVNDDGYQIEKYTEETTMSICSMEFIYFARPDSNIAGVNVHTARKNMGRTLAVEAPAEADIVVGVPNSSLSAASGYAEQSGIPNEMGLIKNQYIARTFILPTQELRELGVRMKLSAVSGVVKGKRVVMVDDSIVRGTTSKHIVQLLRDAGATEVHVRIASPPFRYPDFYGIDLQNRKDLIAADHSIEEIKKIIGADSLAFLSVTGTVDSIGLNFDAPYKGLCMSYFTGEYPTPLYDYEADYLKSIEEPKKL; this is encoded by the coding sequence ATCAAAAGCTTAAACGAAGAGTGTGGGGTATTTGGTGTCTGGGGAATTCCAGACGCGGCACGCTTATGCTACTTTGGATTACATAGTTTACAACACAGAGGACAAGAAGGCGCAGGAATCGTTGCGAGTGATAAAGGAAAGTTAAATGGGCATCGTGGGGTAGGACTTCTAACCGATGTATTTAAAGACGAACGTCAATTCAATCGTTTAAAAGGTGAAACGGCAATTGGTCATGTACGGTATGGTGCGGCTGATAAGAATGGAATGGAAAATATTCAACCGTTCTTATTTCAATTTCATGATGAAGAATTTGCGTTAGCCAATAATGGTCATCTTATTAATGGGACTACATTACGAATAGAATTAGAAGATCATGGAGCCATTTTTTCTTCGAATTCAGACACTGAGATTTTGATGCATTTAATCCGGCGCAGTAAAAAAGACACCTTAAAAGAGCGAATGAAGGAAAGCTTGAATAAAATCAAAGGAGCTTTTACTTTTTTGATTCTAACACCAAACGAAATGATTGGTGCACTAGATCCTAATGGGTTTAGACCGCTGATCATCGGACAGATGTCCAACGGTGCTTATGTGCTTGCAAGTGAAACATGTGCATTGGATGTTGTCGGTGCCAAGTTTATTCGTTCCGTTGAGCCTGGAGAAATGGTGATCGTAAACGATGATGGATACCAAATCGAAAAATACACGGAAGAAACAACGATGTCGATCTGTTCAATGGAGTTTATCTACTTTGCACGACCAGATTCCAACATCGCCGGTGTCAACGTACATACAGCACGTAAAAATATGGGACGTACGTTAGCTGTAGAAGCGCCAGCAGAAGCAGATATCGTTGTGGGTGTGCCTAACTCTTCTTTATCAGCCGCAAGCGGTTATGCCGAACAAAGTGGGATTCCAAATGAAATGGGGTTAATTAAGAATCAGTACATCGCTAGAACATTCATTCTTCCCACCCAAGAATTACGTGAGTTAGGAGTACGCATGAAACTATCAGCTGTTAGTGGGGTTGTCAAAGGGAAAAGAGTTGTCATGGTCGATGATTCGATCGTTCGAGGAACAACGAGTAAACACATCGTCCAGTTGCTACGCGATGCTGGAGCAACTGAGGTGCATGTGAGAATTGCTTCCCCGCCTTTTCGTTATCCAGACTTTTATGGAATTGACCTTCAAAACCGGAAAGATTTGATTGCAGCGGATCACTCCATTGAAGAAATTAAAAAAATAATTGGTGCGGATAGCCTAGCTTTCCTAAGCGTTACTGGAACGGTAGATTCAATTGGATTGAACTTCGATGCCCCCTACAAAGGTTTATGCATGTCATATTTCACAGGAGAATACCCAACCCCATTGTATGACTATGAAGCAGACTATCTGAAATCTATAGAAGAACCAAAAAAGTTATAA